One part of the uncultured Celeribacter sp. genome encodes these proteins:
- a CDS encoding c-type cytochrome encodes MIKRILTGGVALAALGIAGFAIYAWHPAIDPIATPPADSFAPAQIEQGRILAAAGYCATCHTAADGAPYAGSYPIKTDFGTIYSTNITPDRETGIGAWSEEAFERAMREGLDRSGAHLFPALPFDHFTKMSDEDISALYAYIMSSVPAVSQEHRENDLPFPLNQRFLQAGWKMLFFDEGRYEANPAKSDEWNRGAYLVEGVTHCGACHTPRNALGAEQADEMYAGAAIDDWIAPPLTAANPSGVAWTTAAFFDYLKTGSSRYHGGASGPMAPVVHAGLRELPDSDLHAIAVYLGDTVGAPDEDPATNPAVIKSLAAGVPQQDYRADQGQRLYATACASCHYNSQQIAAGRPDLGINSAMRLDDPTNLIHVMLEGVKADQGMEGVVMPAFGSTMSDEQIAAIAAYLRATRTDEAPWTDLEQKVAEIRALGATAH; translated from the coding sequence ATGATCAAACGCATACTCACCGGTGGTGTCGCCCTCGCGGCATTGGGCATCGCCGGTTTCGCGATCTACGCATGGCATCCGGCAATTGACCCGATTGCAACGCCCCCCGCAGACAGCTTTGCGCCAGCTCAGATCGAACAAGGGCGTATTCTGGCCGCCGCCGGATATTGCGCCACCTGCCACACCGCCGCGGACGGCGCGCCCTATGCGGGCAGCTATCCGATAAAGACGGATTTCGGCACCATCTATTCCACCAATATCACGCCCGACCGGGAAACCGGGATCGGGGCATGGTCGGAAGAGGCCTTTGAACGCGCGATGCGCGAAGGGCTTGATCGCAGCGGCGCACATCTTTTCCCCGCCCTGCCCTTCGATCACTTCACCAAAATGTCCGACGAAGACATCTCGGCGCTATATGCCTATATCATGTCATCCGTGCCCGCCGTGTCGCAGGAGCATCGCGAAAACGATCTGCCCTTCCCGCTCAACCAGCGGTTCTTGCAGGCGGGTTGGAAAATGCTCTTTTTCGATGAGGGCCGCTATGAGGCAAACCCCGCGAAATCCGACGAATGGAACCGGGGCGCTTACCTTGTCGAGGGCGTGACCCACTGTGGCGCCTGCCATACGCCGCGCAATGCGCTCGGTGCCGAGCAAGCCGACGAGATGTACGCAGGCGCGGCGATCGACGACTGGATCGCACCGCCTCTGACCGCCGCGAACCCCTCCGGCGTGGCTTGGACCACCGCCGCCTTCTTCGACTATCTCAAAACCGGCTCGTCACGTTATCACGGCGGGGCGTCCGGCCCGATGGCCCCTGTGGTCCACGCCGGTCTGCGCGAGCTGCCCGACAGTGACCTGCACGCGATCGCGGTTTATCTCGGCGATACCGTCGGTGCGCCCGATGAAGACCCGGCCACCAATCCGGCGGTGATCAAATCGCTTGCGGCCGGTGTCCCGCAACAGGACTATCGCGCCGATCAGGGCCAGCGCCTCTACGCCACCGCCTGTGCGTCCTGCCACTACAACAGCCAACAGATCGCTGCGGGTCGCCCCGATCTGGGTATCAACTCCGCCATGCGGCTCGATGATCCGACCAACCTCATCCACGTGATGCTTGAGGGCGTCAAAGCCGATCAGGGCATGGAGGGTGTGGTCATGCCCGCCTTCGGGTCCACCATGTCGGACGAACAAATCGCCGCCATCGCTGCCTACCTGCGGGCCACCCGCACCGATGAGGCACCCTGGACGGATCTGGAACAGAAAGTCGCCGAAATCCGCGCCCTTGGCGCGACGGCGCATTGA
- a CDS encoding (2Fe-2S)-binding protein, producing MTRFTINGKAIEVDVEEDTPLLWVIRDEIGLTGTKFGCGVGMCGACTVHVGGRATRSCVTPVSAVNGAEITTIEGLSAEGNHPVQTAWRELKVPQCGYCQSGQIMQAAALLQDIPEPSDDDIDAVMTGNLCRCMTYSRIRDAVREAATAMKEERSNG from the coding sequence ATGACTCGTTTTACGATCAACGGAAAAGCGATTGAGGTCGATGTCGAAGAGGATACCCCGCTGCTGTGGGTGATCCGCGATGAGATCGGCCTGACCGGCACAAAATTCGGCTGTGGCGTTGGCATGTGCGGCGCCTGTACCGTCCATGTCGGCGGGCGCGCGACGCGCTCCTGCGTCACCCCCGTCTCCGCCGTCAATGGCGCGGAGATCACCACCATCGAGGGGCTCTCAGCCGAGGGCAATCACCCGGTACAAACCGCATGGCGTGAGCTGAAAGTGCCGCAATGCGGCTATTGTCAGTCCGGCCAGATCATGCAGGCCGCAGCCCTTTTGCAGGACATCCCCGAGCCATCTGATGACGACATCGATGCGGTGATGACCGGCAACCTGTGCCGCTGCATGACCTATTCGCGCATTCGCGACGCCGTGCGTGAGGCCGCAACTGCAATGAAAGAGGAGCGGTCCAATGGCTAA
- a CDS encoding molybdopterin cofactor-binding domain-containing protein: protein MAKLKLPPRGEATAELTRRGFLISMTATGAAFGFPRAGLAAMDPAAADGVPAAPVGAVYEPSLWYSIDGDGKVNVNIIRAEMGQHVGTAIARILADELEVAWENVRITHVDSAKKWGLMVTGGSWSVWQSWPVYRRAGAAGRTALIEAAAAKWGVETSACEARDGKITSGDNTISYADLVSEGITRSFTEDELKALPLKPVSDLRLVGKEVTALDISNKTTGKTIYGIDAKIDGMVYAAPLLPPTRLGSTVTAVDDSAAQSVKGYVQTLTLDDPSGTVPGWVMVIGETFMAAQRAAEKVKVTWAAGPTADVTEAQIQDHGRELIANPDVGSVLDTGDTNTAPVFDSAADVLEAEYTTSTVLHFQMEPLNATVFQNADGVWEIHTGNQWQSLILPTLQTALGVEADKVVMRTYMLGGGFGRRLNGDYAVPVALASKALGGKPVKMVMMRPEDVLFDSPRSCSVQQLKMAFDTEGTVIGMEHHATAGWPTEVMVPSFMPKGVNDEPYDPFAIAGADHWYSVGAQKVRAISNDLANATFRPGWLRSVGPGWTNWAVESFMDEAAHKLRRDPLEFRLGLFTAEGRNAGSAPNAVGGAKRQAAVVQRAAELAGWGKDLPADSGIGIATSFGQERDMPTWVACAARVKVDRETGEVTVEKLHIVTDAGIVVDPNGAQAQTQGAALWGLSMALFEGTEIEAGNVRDTNLDTYTPLRMIDTPEMEIEFIDSTEVPVGLGEPATTVVAPAIGNAIYNAVGVRLRSLPMTPKKLRAALAS, encoded by the coding sequence ATGGCTAAGCTCAAACTCCCGCCGCGTGGTGAAGCCACGGCTGAACTCACCCGTCGCGGCTTTCTGATCTCTATGACCGCCACCGGGGCCGCCTTTGGCTTTCCGCGTGCCGGTCTTGCCGCGATGGACCCTGCCGCCGCCGATGGTGTGCCCGCGGCCCCGGTCGGTGCGGTCTATGAACCCTCTCTGTGGTATTCCATCGACGGAGACGGCAAGGTCAACGTCAACATCATCCGCGCCGAAATGGGACAACACGTCGGCACGGCGATTGCCCGCATTCTGGCCGATGAGCTTGAGGTTGCCTGGGAGAATGTGCGCATCACCCATGTCGACAGCGCCAAAAAATGGGGCCTCATGGTCACAGGCGGCAGCTGGTCCGTGTGGCAAAGCTGGCCGGTCTATCGTCGGGCGGGTGCCGCCGGACGCACCGCGCTGATCGAGGCCGCCGCCGCGAAATGGGGTGTCGAGACCTCCGCCTGCGAGGCCCGCGACGGGAAAATCACCTCCGGCGACAACACGATCAGCTATGCGGACCTCGTGTCCGAAGGCATCACCCGCAGCTTCACCGAAGACGAGCTCAAAGCCCTGCCACTCAAGCCGGTCTCTGATCTGCGCCTCGTCGGGAAAGAAGTGACCGCCCTCGACATCTCCAACAAGACCACCGGCAAAACCATCTACGGCATCGACGCGAAAATCGACGGCATGGTCTATGCCGCGCCGCTTTTGCCGCCGACCCGTCTGGGATCGACCGTCACGGCCGTGGACGACAGCGCTGCACAATCGGTCAAAGGCTATGTCCAGACACTGACCCTCGACGATCCTTCGGGAACGGTGCCGGGCTGGGTCATGGTGATCGGCGAAACCTTCATGGCGGCGCAGCGCGCGGCGGAGAAGGTCAAGGTCACATGGGCTGCCGGTCCGACCGCCGATGTCACGGAAGCGCAAATTCAAGACCACGGGCGGGAGCTGATCGCCAACCCCGATGTCGGGTCCGTCCTCGACACCGGAGACACCAACACCGCGCCCGTGTTTGACAGCGCCGCAGACGTGCTTGAGGCGGAATATACCACCTCGACCGTGCTGCATTTCCAAATGGAGCCGCTCAACGCCACCGTTTTTCAGAATGCCGATGGTGTCTGGGAAATCCACACTGGAAACCAATGGCAATCGCTGATCCTGCCCACTTTGCAGACCGCTTTGGGCGTCGAGGCCGACAAGGTCGTGATGCGCACCTACATGCTGGGCGGTGGGTTCGGACGTCGCCTCAATGGCGATTACGCCGTGCCCGTGGCGCTGGCGTCCAAGGCGCTTGGTGGCAAGCCGGTCAAAATGGTGATGATGCGCCCAGAAGACGTGCTGTTCGACAGCCCGCGCTCCTGTTCCGTGCAACAGCTCAAAATGGCGTTTGACACCGAGGGGACTGTGATCGGCATGGAGCACCACGCCACCGCTGGCTGGCCAACCGAGGTCATGGTCCCGTCCTTCATGCCCAAGGGTGTCAACGATGAACCCTATGACCCCTTCGCCATTGCCGGGGCCGATCACTGGTATTCTGTCGGCGCGCAAAAGGTGCGAGCGATTTCCAACGATCTGGCCAATGCCACCTTCCGCCCCGGCTGGCTGCGGTCCGTTGGACCGGGCTGGACCAACTGGGCCGTGGAAAGCTTCATGGACGAGGCGGCGCATAAACTTCGGCGCGATCCGCTTGAATTCCGACTCGGCCTGTTCACTGCCGAAGGCCGCAATGCGGGCTCTGCCCCGAATGCCGTCGGTGGCGCGAAACGTCAGGCCGCGGTGGTGCAACGTGCCGCCGAACTGGCCGGTTGGGGCAAGGATCTTCCCGCCGACAGCGGCATCGGCATCGCCACCAGCTTCGGTCAGGAACGCGACATGCCGACATGGGTGGCCTGTGCGGCGCGTGTAAAAGTGGACCGCGAGACGGGCGAGGTTACGGTGGAGAAACTGCACATCGTCACGGACGCCGGCATCGTGGTCGACCCGAATGGCGCGCAGGCGCAGACCCAGGGTGCTGCGCTTTGGGGGCTGTCCATGGCGCTCTTTGAGGGGACGGAGATCGAGGCCGGGAACGTGCGCGACACCAACCTCGACACCTACACCCCTTTGCGCATGATTGACACGCCGGAGATGGAGATCGAATTCATCGACAGTACAGAGGTGCCCGTGGGCTTGGGCGAGCCCGCGACGACAGTTGTGGCACCGGCCATCGGTAACGCGATCTACAACGCGGTCGGTGTGCGCCTGCGCTCTTTGCCGATGACACCGAAGAAGCTTCGCGCAGCCCTCGCAAGCTGA
- a CDS encoding nucleotidyltransferase family protein — MLAAGQSRRFGKENKLLAPLRGTPLCAHAAEVMRAAPLDLRIAVVSDPEVGEVFRWAGFDEILLLDGDPVQSDSLRAGAEVAIRAGAERLLIALADMPRVPSTHLATLLQRARADPAASFDGEKMLPPVVFPARYFAQLCTLTGDRGAGTLIRGLPEHQCVALPPDALVDIDTPEDLARLRH; from the coding sequence GTGCTGGCAGCCGGTCAGTCACGGCGCTTTGGCAAAGAGAACAAGCTGCTTGCCCCGCTTCGGGGCACACCGCTTTGTGCCCATGCCGCAGAGGTGATGCGCGCCGCTCCTCTCGACCTTCGGATCGCGGTGGTGTCCGACCCGGAGGTCGGGGAGGTCTTCCGTTGGGCGGGGTTTGACGAGATCCTTCTGCTGGACGGCGACCCTGTGCAAAGCGACAGTCTGCGGGCTGGCGCCGAGGTCGCGATCCGCGCCGGGGCGGAGCGATTGTTGATCGCCCTGGCGGACATGCCACGCGTGCCTTCGACGCATCTGGCGACACTTTTGCAAAGGGCGCGCGCTGATCCGGCGGCGAGTTTCGACGGGGAGAAAATGCTGCCCCCGGTGGTCTTTCCGGCGCGCTATTTCGCGCAGCTCTGCACACTTACGGGAGATCGCGGGGCTGGGACCTTGATCCGGGGTTTGCCTGAGCACCAATGCGTCGCCCTGCCACCCGACGCTCTGGTCGATATTGATACGCCGGAGGATCTCGCCCGGCTGAGGCATTAA
- a CDS encoding XdhC family protein — protein MITVRAFDFPIASAIAHVRRLAEGAAPGCVLAVIAATGGPSFRPVGASMIVMADGTCFGALSSGCIDSDVAHHAARALQEKTPRKLRYGQGSPFMDIQLPCGGSLDIYLMPVPDIFRLEPLESSLGGRRPVVLGLDMARGDISLQGTAQGDLLLHILPDTRFVIFGAGTEAAAFATMAAAAGYDSVLLSPDADTLGMAQYQAPGLITRQITSATVPEDVVIDRYTAVAMFFHSHDWEPEILRRLLGSDAFYIGAQGSLRTATTRIATLRAMGVGEAELERIKGPIGVIPSTRDPRTLAVSVLAEVLSHESATMVDGIAPTRRAS, from the coding sequence ATGATTACCGTGCGCGCCTTTGATTTTCCCATCGCCTCCGCCATCGCCCATGTGCGCCGCCTGGCCGAAGGGGCCGCGCCCGGATGCGTCCTGGCGGTGATCGCCGCCACCGGCGGGCCATCCTTTCGGCCCGTGGGGGCGAGCATGATCGTTATGGCCGATGGGACCTGTTTCGGGGCGCTGTCATCGGGGTGCATCGACAGCGATGTTGCCCATCATGCCGCGCGGGCCTTGCAAGAGAAGACACCGCGCAAATTGCGTTACGGGCAGGGCTCGCCTTTCATGGACATTCAACTGCCCTGTGGTGGATCGCTGGACATTTACCTGATGCCTGTGCCGGACATCTTTCGACTTGAGCCGCTCGAGTCCTCTCTTGGCGGACGCCGACCGGTCGTCCTTGGGCTGGATATGGCGCGGGGTGACATCTCGCTGCAGGGGACGGCGCAGGGCGATTTGCTCCTCCACATTTTACCTGACACGCGTTTCGTGATCTTCGGCGCTGGCACTGAGGCGGCGGCCTTTGCCACGATGGCGGCAGCGGCAGGGTATGACAGCGTTCTGCTGTCGCCCGATGCCGACACGTTGGGCATGGCGCAATACCAGGCGCCTGGGCTCATCACTCGCCAGATCACCAGCGCGACCGTGCCCGAAGACGTCGTCATCGATCGCTACACCGCCGTGGCGATGTTCTTTCACAGCCATGACTGGGAGCCGGAAATTCTGAGACGACTGCTTGGGTCGGATGCGTTTTATATCGGCGCGCAGGGCAGTTTGAGGACCGCCACGACCCGGATCGCGACGCTGCGCGCCATGGGGGTGGGCGAGGCCGAACTGGAACGGATCAAAGGCCCGATCGGGGTCATTCCATCGACCCGAGACCCGCGCACCTTGGCGGTGTCTGTACTGGCCGAGGTGCTGTCTCATGAGAGCGCCACGATGGTGGACGGTATAGCTCCGACGCGGCGGGCCTCTTGA
- a CDS encoding FCD domain-containing protein has product MSNMNNFQTPPDAPGFKTADRPASKTVAETTYAAMKEDILSGALLPGKSLLTRELIDRYSCGISPIREALARLVAEGFLEAASHRGVRIPMPNIEDLNDIYRIRIALEREALVLAMEHGDDHWEGQILSAAHRLANAPLPDRPEDSAALRDWEKRHRAFHTSLIAAAPAPRLKRLIEQMVDQTERYRALRLAHFVPSDIEDFVAEHNSLRDAVIARDSAAPDLLAAHFESSRRFVAGYL; this is encoded by the coding sequence ATGTCAAATATGAACAATTTTCAGACTCCGCCCGATGCCCCCGGCTTCAAAACCGCCGACCGTCCTGCCAGTAAAACGGTGGCCGAGACGACCTATGCCGCGATGAAGGAAGACATCCTGTCCGGTGCGCTTCTGCCGGGAAAGTCTTTGCTGACCCGGGAGCTGATCGACCGCTATTCCTGCGGCATCAGCCCCATTCGCGAGGCGCTGGCCCGGCTGGTGGCCGAAGGCTTTCTCGAAGCCGCCAGCCACCGCGGCGTGCGCATTCCGATGCCGAATATCGAGGATTTGAACGATATTTACCGAATCCGCATCGCGCTTGAGCGCGAGGCTTTGGTCCTGGCGATGGAGCATGGTGATGATCACTGGGAGGGGCAGATACTTTCGGCGGCGCATCGTCTTGCCAATGCGCCTTTGCCCGACAGGCCGGAAGACAGCGCCGCCCTGCGCGACTGGGAAAAACGTCACCGGGCATTTCACACCAGCCTGATTGCGGCGGCCCCGGCGCCAAGGCTGAAACGCCTGATCGAACAGATGGTTGACCAGACCGAGCGTTACAGAGCCCTTCGGTTGGCGCATTTTGTGCCCTCTGACATTGAGGACTTCGTCGCGGAGCACAATTCCTTGCGCGACGCAGTGATTGCGCGGGACAGCGCCGCGCCGGATCTTCTGGCCGCACATTTCGAAAGCAGTCGTCGCTTTGTCGCCGGTTATCTGTGA
- the dctP gene encoding TRAP transporter substrate-binding protein DctP, whose translation MTRTAFTSLHAAAMAGALLLAGPAFSDDLTLRFSTAGPASDFLAKSMESFAEKVTEANVGVTVEVYPGSSLVRQGAEVPALQRGTLEMSTMSTFEIAAQVPAMGFLNRAFLFDDYTQMIEVMEGPFGDTLHDAVAKDMDIEILSTAYLGSRQLNLRDVHEVAGPDDLDGVRMRMPASPEWLLLGDSLGVSPTPMAMSETYVALQTGSIDGQENPLSILKAAKFDEVTKQVIITNHLVQPVFYALSKPVWDKMSADQQDAVKAAAIEAAGENNAARYADEQKVVQTLADEGLRVDVVDLTPFHDKADSVYAESDLAAQWDHDLMHQVMGD comes from the coding sequence ATGACACGCACAGCTTTCACATCGCTCCACGCCGCCGCGATGGCCGGCGCGCTTCTACTGGCCGGTCCAGCGTTCAGCGACGACCTTACCCTGCGCTTCTCTACCGCAGGTCCCGCCAGCGATTTTCTCGCAAAATCCATGGAAAGCTTTGCCGAAAAAGTCACGGAGGCGAATGTTGGCGTGACCGTCGAAGTCTACCCCGGCTCCTCGCTGGTGCGTCAGGGGGCCGAAGTGCCCGCCCTGCAGCGCGGTACGCTTGAGATGAGCACTATGTCCACTTTTGAAATCGCCGCACAGGTACCCGCAATGGGTTTCCTGAACCGTGCTTTCCTGTTCGACGATTACACCCAGATGATAGAGGTGATGGAGGGGCCCTTTGGCGACACCCTGCACGATGCCGTGGCGAAGGATATGGATATCGAAATTCTGTCCACCGCCTATCTCGGCTCGCGCCAGCTAAACCTGCGCGATGTGCATGAGGTCGCCGGGCCCGACGATCTCGACGGGGTTCGCATGCGCATGCCGGCCTCGCCCGAATGGTTACTTCTGGGCGACAGTCTTGGTGTCTCGCCCACGCCGATGGCGATGTCCGAAACCTATGTGGCGCTGCAAACCGGTTCCATCGACGGCCAGGAAAACCCGCTCTCGATCCTCAAAGCCGCGAAATTCGATGAGGTGACCAAACAGGTCATCATAACGAACCACCTGGTGCAACCGGTGTTCTATGCTCTCTCCAAACCCGTTTGGGACAAGATGTCCGCAGACCAACAGGACGCCGTGAAAGCCGCCGCCATTGAGGCGGCGGGCGAAAACAACGCGGCCCGTTATGCCGATGAACAGAAGGTGGTTCAGACTTTGGCCGACGAAGGGCTGCGTGTCGATGTGGTCGACCTGACCCCATTCCATGACAAGGCCGATTCCGTCTATGCCGAAAGCGATCTGGCCGCCCAGTGGGATCATGACCTGATGCATCAGGTCATGGGCGACTGA
- a CDS encoding TRAP transporter small permease subunit yields the protein MTGMTLFLSRLDRTGLWIERVAIVLAASGFAVVCGAFIWTVFCRFVLHDPSTRSEELAIVVYLWVVTLGAALAVRLNDHIAFDLLTTLLPARAAAILTGLGALVAGIVMLAALPYTLDYIAFLWREKTTVLRLPLNWLYLCFGIMQGALGLKLLVDALHQAAILLHPTETSS from the coding sequence ATGACCGGAATGACCCTTTTCCTGAGCCGGCTCGACAGGACCGGCCTCTGGATCGAACGTGTGGCCATCGTGCTGGCGGCCAGTGGCTTTGCCGTGGTCTGCGGCGCTTTCATCTGGACGGTGTTCTGCCGTTTTGTCCTGCACGACCCCTCGACCCGGAGCGAAGAGCTTGCCATCGTCGTCTACCTCTGGGTGGTGACGCTCGGGGCGGCTCTGGCGGTGCGGCTGAACGACCATATCGCTTTTGATCTTCTCACCACGCTCCTGCCCGCCCGGGCCGCAGCCATTCTGACCGGGCTCGGGGCGCTGGTCGCCGGGATCGTCATGCTCGCCGCCCTGCCCTATACGCTGGATTACATCGCTTTTCTCTGGCGTGAAAAAACCACGGTGCTGCGCCTGCCGCTCAACTGGCTCTATCTCTGCTTCGGCATCATGCAGGGGGCGCTCGGGCTGAAACTTCTGGTCGATGCGCTGCATCAGGCCGCGATCCTTCTGCATCCGACGGAGACATCCTCATGA
- a CDS encoding TRAP transporter large permease has protein sequence MSLGLTALLISFVALALARVPVAVTMLASGFIYLAVTGQDLGIVTDQVMNSLYGSYVLLAVPMFILAANIMMISSIADRLFRAAHALVGSLPGGLGHVTVMTSMLFSSMSGSALADAAGPNLIALKMMRDVGGFRPGFATALTAAAAVIAPIIPPSVPMILYALNSGASVGALFLGGIMPGLIMGVALMIGLAVMARRRNLPRGLPLAKGELGDVLIRAIIPMSIPVVLLGGIWSGVFTPTEAAAVAAVYSLAIGVLIYRAITWKSLWSALVDSMRTSSSVMLLIAGAFIMNYAITAERLDRVLVDWVQGAGLSRLEFLLLINVVFLGLGCLIDTGTLILVFVPMLLPTVTALGIDPVHFGVLMTINIMIGLITPPFGMLLFTLSKLGNVPLREVIGEVWAFVGILVLVLALVTYVPSTVLWLPHVFGF, from the coding sequence ATGAGCCTCGGACTGACAGCTCTTTTGATCTCCTTTGTCGCGTTGGCACTGGCTCGCGTCCCCGTCGCCGTCACGATGTTGGCTTCGGGATTCATCTATCTGGCCGTCACCGGACAGGATCTCGGTATTGTCACCGATCAGGTGATGAATTCACTCTACGGTAGCTATGTGCTTCTGGCCGTGCCTATGTTCATTCTGGCCGCCAACATCATGATGATCAGTTCCATTGCCGACCGTTTGTTCCGTGCCGCCCATGCGCTGGTCGGAAGCCTTCCGGGTGGGCTTGGCCATGTCACGGTGATGACCTCAATGCTGTTTTCCTCTATGTCAGGCTCCGCACTCGCCGATGCCGCCGGCCCCAATCTCATCGCGCTCAAGATGATGCGCGACGTCGGGGGTTTCCGCCCCGGGTTTGCGACAGCCCTGACCGCCGCCGCCGCCGTGATCGCACCGATCATCCCGCCCTCCGTGCCGATGATCCTCTATGCGCTGAACTCCGGCGCCTCTGTCGGGGCGCTGTTTCTGGGCGGCATCATGCCCGGTCTGATCATGGGCGTGGCGCTGATGATCGGTCTGGCCGTCATGGCGCGCCGTCGCAACCTGCCGCGCGGTCTGCCGCTGGCCAAAGGCGAGTTGGGGGATGTGCTGATCCGCGCCATTATTCCGATGTCGATCCCCGTCGTGCTGCTTGGCGGGATCTGGAGCGGGGTGTTCACCCCGACGGAAGCCGCCGCCGTCGCCGCGGTCTATTCGCTGGCCATCGGCGTACTGATCTACCGGGCGATCACCTGGAAAAGCCTCTGGAGCGCCCTCGTGGACTCGATGCGCACCTCCTCCTCAGTGATGTTGCTGATCGCGGGCGCCTTCATCATGAATTACGCCATCACGGCTGAACGGCTTGATCGGGTTCTGGTGGACTGGGTGCAGGGTGCGGGGCTGTCCCGCCTTGAATTTTTGTTGCTGATTAACGTCGTCTTTCTTGGTCTCGGCTGTCTGATCGACACCGGCACACTGATCCTTGTGTTCGTGCCGATGCTGTTGCCAACCGTGACGGCACTTGGCATCGACCCTGTGCATTTCGGGGTGCTGATGACGATCAACATCATGATCGGCTTGATCACGCCGCCCTTCGGCATGCTGCTGTTTACCTTGTCGAAACTCGGAAACGTGCCACTTCGCGAGGTCATCGGCGAAGTCTGGGCTTTTGTCGGCATACTCGTGCTGGTGCTCGCACTGGTGACTTATGTGCCCAGCACGGTGCTCTGGTTGCCGCATGTCTTCGGTTTCTGA
- a CDS encoding alpha/beta hydrolase, producing MIAHFKLAAQPPLPVPAAEDYARAALNASRGGWPGVTEYRDIPFGAGDWQRFDLFTPTGGKDMDLMIFFHGGGWTNGYKEWCGFMAPALAAHGVALAAPTYRLAPGVRYPTFLEDALDAIAAIAAQARTYGGNPRRLFLAGHSAGGHVAALAGLRSDLWARHGIAPDTIKGCLPVSGILDLHHPNPPQGSLEERVYSDVLADRQDDHDASPLNWLSPLRLPLFLSWGTKDTERVQRSNTAAMDAVSGAAHRCWFRSYDQDHFGTHLMLRDPAHDWYHIFNIMRKDTL from the coding sequence ATGATCGCACATTTCAAGCTGGCGGCACAGCCGCCACTCCCGGTCCCTGCGGCCGAAGATTATGCCCGCGCGGCGCTCAACGCCTCGCGCGGGGGCTGGCCCGGGGTTACGGAATATCGTGACATCCCTTTTGGTGCCGGCGACTGGCAGCGATTCGACCTGTTCACACCGACTGGTGGTAAAGACATGGATCTGATGATCTTCTTCCATGGTGGCGGCTGGACCAACGGTTACAAGGAATGGTGCGGTTTCATGGCTCCGGCTCTGGCCGCCCATGGGGTGGCTCTGGCCGCACCAACCTATCGCTTGGCCCCCGGCGTGCGCTATCCGACATTCTTGGAAGACGCTCTGGACGCCATCGCCGCAATTGCCGCACAGGCCCGGACTTATGGGGGCAATCCCCGCCGTCTGTTTCTCGCCGGACATTCCGCAGGCGGCCATGTGGCGGCTCTGGCAGGCTTGCGATCAGATCTCTGGGCCCGGCATGGCATCGCCCCGGATACAATCAAAGGCTGTCTTCCGGTCAGCGGCATTCTCGACCTGCATCACCCGAATCCGCCACAGGGCAGTCTGGAAGAGCGGGTCTACAGCGATGTTCTGGCCGATAGGCAGGACGACCATGATGCCAGCCCACTGAACTGGTTGTCGCCTCTGCGCCTGCCCCTGTTCCTAAGCTGGGGTACAAAAGACACCGAACGCGTGCAGCGCAGCAACACGGCCGCCATGGACGCCGTCAGCGGTGCCGCGCATCGCTGCTGGTTTCGCAGCTACGATCAGGACCACTTCGGCACCCATCTTATGCTGCGTGACCCGGCACACGACTGGTACCACATTTTCAACATCATGCGGAAGGATACGCTTTGA
- a CDS encoding RidA family protein, which translates to MKQEIDVGLPTPAQPFAWAIGSGDLVFTTHGPVTPEGGILQDGIEAQAHLTFQHFQTTIEAAGGTMDDYLQLQIFLTDLADVGPVDTVYRQYFSAPYPNRATVIVAALVAPGMKIEVTGIAQVNRH; encoded by the coding sequence TTGAAACAGGAAATCGACGTCGGCCTGCCGACCCCCGCTCAACCTTTTGCCTGGGCAATCGGCTCGGGGGATCTTGTGTTCACCACCCACGGACCGGTGACGCCCGAAGGCGGCATCCTTCAGGACGGGATCGAGGCGCAGGCCCATCTGACCTTTCAACATTTTCAGACCACGATCGAAGCCGCGGGTGGCACGATGGACGATTATCTGCAACTGCAGATCTTTCTGACCGATCTTGCCGATGTTGGTCCGGTGGACACGGTCTATCGACAATATTTCTCCGCGCCCTATCCGAACCGCGCCACGGTGATCGTCGCGGCTCTGGTGGCGCCGGGGATGAAGATCGAGGTGACCGGCATCGCCCAAGTCAATCGGCACTGA